A part of Aspergillus oryzae RIB40 DNA, chromosome 7 genomic DNA contains:
- a CDS encoding uncharacterized protein (predicted protein) has translation MTVSKNQIPAIYERAIKKYQEITDEPFDVQFLAKIQNVEDLTKEIDARNNSFREFREKRGAIFEVLNAAMIPVQLFGNLAAGGASMVFPPSSLVFGAVTYLMGAAKGVSTSYDAIQDLMGTLKVTRGSTDN, from the coding sequence ATGACGGTTTCGAAGAACCAGATCCCCGCCATCTACGAACGGGCAATCAAAAAGTACCAGGAGATCACCGACGAGCCGTTTGACGTGCAATTTCTTGCCAAGATTCAAAATGTCGAGGATCTAACCAAAGAAATCGACGCAAGGAACAATAGCTTCCGTGAATTTCGTGAGAAGAGGGGCGCAATTTTCGAGGTTCTCAACGCCGCAATGATCCCGGTGCAGTTGTTCGGCAATTTGGCAGCTGGCGGTGCCTCCATGGTCTTCCCGCCGAGTAGCCTTGTCTTTGGGGCCGTCACCTACTTAATGGGTGCTGCGAAGGGGGTGTCTACCTCCTACGATGCGATCCAAGATTTGATGGGTACACTGAAGGTGACTAGGGGATCCACCGATAATTGA
- a CDS encoding uncharacterized protein (synaptic vesicle transporter SVOP and related transporters (major facilitator superfamily)), with translation MSFPDQRETHAVHAEDSPSSGDATDSELNAPVDISNELAEKRSERSDGKRELKEKDCYQILGYSWPRWKKWTYLAAVAFVQVSMNFNTSVYPAAVKPLSEAFNISEQHARTGQMAYLVTYSIGCELWAPWSEEFGRWPILQLSMFLINIWQILAALAPNWGSMVVARALGGISTAGGSVTLGLIADIYESETQQFPLAFIVLSSCIGTSIGGVIGGPIARFLDWQWFFWIQLIFGAVTQVIIFFMPESRSTIIMDKEAKRRRKSGEDPNIYGPNELKVPRISFKEAGKIWMRPFHMLLREPIVLCLSLLSGFSDALIFTFLESFAIVYEQGWGFGTLGQAWAVIPINAAYFIAYFSYFPWFMRDEKLRLRHGDAAIPPERRLKWLLFLAPLEPIGLFGFAWTTFAAGDSRNVHWIASMIFSASVGIANYAIYLSSVDYMVASYGVYSASATGGNAFARDLLAGISAMYATPMYSNIGDEWHVQYASTILACLSCLVVIPIYIFYWKGPQIRANSKFAATLAADRLQNNGRRVSQISAEP, from the exons ATGTCTTTTCCCGACCAACGAGAAACGCACGCTGTCCACGCTGAGGACAGTCCGTCCTCGGGCGATGCCACCGACAGTGAATTGAACGCGCCCGTGGACATTTCCAACGAGCTCGCAGAAAAGCGAAGCGAACGCTCGGATGGAAAGCGGGagctgaaggaaaaggattGCTATCAGATTCTGGGCTACTCATGGCCACGATGGAAGAAATGGACCTATCTCGCCGCAGTCGCGTTTGTGCAAGTGTCGATGAACTTCAACACCTCAGTCTACCCAGCGGCCGTCAAGCCTCTCTCCGAGGCATTCAACATTAGCGAGCAACACGCACGCACCGGGCAAATGGCATATCTAGTGACCTACTCTATTGGGTGCGAGCTGTGGGCGCCGTGGTCGGAGGAGTTCGGTCGCTGGcccatcctccagctctcCATGTTCCTGATCAATATCTGGCAAATTCTAGCAGCCCTTGCTCCCAACTGGGGCTCTATGGTTGTCGCTCGTGCATTG GGTGGTATTTCTACTGCGGGTGGCAGTGTTACTCTCGGTCTTATTGCCGATATCTACGAGTCCGAGACGCAGCAGTTCCCGCTTGCATTTATCGTCTTGTCCTCTTGTATTGGTACCAGTATCGGCGGTGTGATTGGTGGACCTATTGCGCGCT TCCTTGACTGGCAATGGTTCTTCTGGATCCAGCTTATCTTTGGAGCAGTAACCCAGGTCATCATCTTTTTCATGCCCGAGAGTCGTTCCACGATCATCATGGACAAGGAGGCGAAGCGCCGCCGGAAATCAGGGGAAGACCCGAACATCTACGGACCCAACGAGCTAAAAGTTCCTCGGATCTCCTTCAAGGAAGCTGGCAAGATCTGGATGCGACCATTCCACATGCTGTTGCGTGAGCCCATTGTCCTTTGCCTGTCCCTGCTGTCTGGTTTCTCCGATGCTCtgatcttcaccttcctcgaAAGCTTTGCCATCGTCTACGAGCAGGGATGGGGCTTTGGTACGCTGGGGCAGGCGTGGGCGGTGATTCCCATCAACGCTGCCTACTTCATCGCCTACTTCAGCTACTTTCCCTGGTTTATGCGGGACGAGAAGCTACGTCTCCGACACGGTGATGCGGCGATCCCACCCGAGCGTCGCCTCAAGtggctgctcttccttgcaCCACTGGAACCCATCGGTTTGTTTGGCTTTGCCTGGACGACCTTCGCTGCAGGCGACTCGCGCAATGTCCATTGGATCGcttcgatgatcttctccgcgTCTGTCGGTATTGCCAACTACGCCATTTACCTCTCGTCCGTTGATTACATGGTCGCTTCCTATGGCGTCTACTCGGCCTCCGCGACGGGTGGTAATGCTTTCGCTCGGGATCTTCTCGCGGGTATCTCAGCCATGTACGCGACGCCCATGTACTCCAATATTGGAGACGAGTGGCATGTTCAATACGCAAGCACTATTCTGGCTTGTCTTTCCTGTCTCGTCGTCATCCCCATCTATATCTTCTATTGGAAGGGACCGCAGATTCGGGCGAACAGCAAGTTCGCTGCCACGCTTGCTGCCGACAGACTGCAGAACAACGGCCGACGTGTGAGCCAGATCAGTGCTGAGCCCTGA